The Balneola sp. genomic sequence CGAAATTGAAGATGAATTAGTGGAAGAAGGTCGATTTATCCGAAACCATCCAGTACTTAACCCTCCGGGTACCAATGTCAATTTTGTATGTCCAAATGAAGACGACTCCATGTATGTTCAAACCTACGAGCGCGGCGTGGAGGATTTAACACTTGCTTGTGGTACGGGGGCCATTGCCTCAGCAATAGGGACTCATTTTATGCAGGAATACAACACAGGAGAATTTAGTTTTGAAGTTATCGTTAAGGGAGGAACGCTCTCGGTTCATTTCAGCTTCGATGAAGCAACAAATACCTATTCAAATATAAAACTCAACGGGCCTGCGCGTTTTGTCTATGCCGGTATCATTAATTTGTAGATTACTAACTATTCCCTTCTTCCTATTTCTGGTATCCTGCTCGAATACAGAAAACCAATTAGTATCCACCCCAGTAACAACCACAGATAATACAAGCCTTCTTCTGGTTCCGAATCAATTAAAAGCTCCTCCGTCTATCAAGGGTGTGCAGCTTTATAGAAAAGGCAATCAGGCCAGTCTTCCTATTATCGAGCTGAATAGTGAGAACAAATTGATTCTTGAATTTGATGAGCTAACCACTCTATCTGGTCAGTTTATCATTCAGTTCAGCCATAGAAATCAAGACTGGTCAAAAAGCGGATTACCTGATCCATGGATAATGGAGGGTATTAATGAACTTGTGTTATTTGGTGGTGAACCGAATAGGACTAATAGGCCAAACTACTTTCATTATTCATTGGAGTTTCCAACCAGAGAAATTGAATTCAAAGTTAGTGGAAATTATTTATTACATGTATTGGACTATAACTCCGGTACAGAATTATTCAGCCTCCCCTTTTTTATTTCAGAACAAGAAGGTGAGCAGGTTCATCAAGTTGAAACTCTATTCAACCAGGGACAGAATGGACAGGCTTTAGACCAGTTATTCGGAGAATACCGTTATCCTGACTTTGTTGAGTTCCCCCAATTCAATTTGTCTTACACTTTTACTCAGAATCGTTTTTGGGGACAATCTCGAAAAGCTGATCAATATAGTTTCACAAATGAAGGGGAAACAGAATTTCACATTTCGAGAGGAAACGCCTTTCCAGCAAGTTTTGATTTTACCAGTCTGAATCTCTCTGAACTAAGTCTACAAAACCCTTCTATTTTTAGCATAGACCCAACAGCAATTCCAACCGAAGTAATTTTAAAAGATGATTTTCTAAACTTCCTTTCCGACCCCTCTCCCACCTTTAATGCTGAATTTGGGCTTCCTGATAAAAGCCTTCTTGCTAGATATTCAGAGGTCAGCTTCCGATTAAACACTGGTGGAAATACAACGATTAACGATTTCTACCTGATCGGAGATTTTAACCAATGGAGCATTTCTGATAGAGAAAAATTGAGATATAACCGAGAATTAGGGGTCTGGGAAACAAAACTGCTCATCAAGGAGGGGAATTACTCTTACAAGTATGTAACTCTTGAGGGAAAAGAAATTGACCCCATTCTATTAAGTGACTCCATAACAAAACGGGATCAGGAGTATGTGAGCTTTGTATACTACCTTGATCCCGATTTACAATACGATCGCTTGCTACATGCCAAGCTTTTTCAATAGTCGGTATTAGAAGTCTATACCAATTGAGAAATAGTGGATTGGATTGCCTTCAAAACCATTTCTACCATAAGACCATCCTATATCATATCGGAAAGGAAGTCCGAAAACGATGGTTCTTAATCCAAATCCCGAACCAATAAGAATGTCTCCATCTAAAGCGGTAATAGGATTTCCATCATTACCTATTATCGGTTCACCATTGGTTGGTACTTCTGTTGTGAAGTTATCCGCATCTTCATCGTAATAAATGATTCGCTCCTCACCGATTCTAAAACTAAGATCAGCATCATTAACATTAAAATTAATTGTTTCATTGGCCAGGTTAACCAAAGATACATTGATGTTTTGTCCCCAAGCAGTACCAACATCAATAAAGAATGCTCCTGTAATGTTGTAAAGAGGTAGTATAGGAACTGCTCCAGGAACTAAAGCCGCAAATAATGGGAACCTGAACTCAGTATTGATGAGTGCAAATTTGTTTCCATAAATAGTATTGTACTCATGACCTCTCAGAGGAACAGCAGGTAACGTAAAGAAAGTATCAGCAAGGCGCTCTAAAGGAATTCCATTGTCTGACCATCTTTGATTAATCCATCCTAGCATACCTCCAAGGAAATACGTTTGCGAATCACGGCCGAATGAAGCACCACTCGAACCTCTAAGTGCGAGTGAATAACCTAAACCTATATTGAAATAGCGCCTGAAATCACCAAGAACAGATGCAAAAGCCGGGGAATCTTCTCCAACACCAGGACTCCCTGATATACCGATAGAATATCTGGTTCCACCCATGGGAGTAATAAAGCCCGGAATATTAAGAGTAGCATCTTTTGTATAGGTAACTTGAGGATACAATAATGAACTCTTTAGATTCTCTGAATTAATAACCGTATTCGGATCAATAAATAAAGCGGTAAATGGAGTAGTAACTACATTGTAATCTCTGGTTAACCCTATCCATGTAAGGCTGGCATCTACCCTTCTGAATTTGTCAATTGGGTATTGCAAACTTAATCCCCCACCAAATGTTCTGAAGCGTAATAACTCTCCTCCAAAAGTCTGGTATTGTCGTGATGAGTGGAAATAGGAAAGAAATACATTCGTTCTCTTTTTCAGGTATCCGTATTGAATAGAATAATTACTATTTCTTAAGTCAGTTTGGAAGTTTGATCCCAATGAAAGCTGGTGATCTCCTAATAAATCACTAATCAAAAATTGAATTGGTGCATAAGCTCCATAGGTTGACAATCCGACCGAAGGGCTGTAAGCAACATCGGTACTGAACCTTAGCCGGTAATCTCTTGGTACGTACCTTCCATCGTCGGTGACATTGTCTTCAAGATCAAAAATAAACTCATCTATTAGAGTAAGTGTACTATCCAAAATTACTTCTTCTGAGAACACATAATTTCTGAAATCAATCTCAC encodes the following:
- a CDS encoding DUF5103 domain-containing protein, encoding MPVSLICRLLTIPFFLFLVSCSNTENQLVSTPVTTTDNTSLLLVPNQLKAPPSIKGVQLYRKGNQASLPIIELNSENKLILEFDELTTLSGQFIIQFSHRNQDWSKSGLPDPWIMEGINELVLFGGEPNRTNRPNYFHYSLEFPTREIEFKVSGNYLLHVLDYNSGTELFSLPFFISEQEGEQVHQVETLFNQGQNGQALDQLFGEYRYPDFVEFPQFNLSYTFTQNRFWGQSRKADQYSFTNEGETEFHISRGNAFPASFDFTSLNLSELSLQNPSIFSIDPTAIPTEVILKDDFLNFLSDPSPTFNAEFGLPDKSLLARYSEVSFRLNTGGNTTINDFYLIGDFNQWSISDREKLRYNRELGVWETKLLIKEGNYSYKYVTLEGKEIDPILLSDSITKRDQEYVSFVYYLDPDLQYDRLLHAKLFQ